In one window of Sphingomonas glaciei DNA:
- the ygfZ gene encoding CAF17-like 4Fe-4S cluster assembly/insertion protein YgfZ, whose translation MPATTLADRALVRLSGKNVRGFLQGLVTNDVTGALPVWAGLLSAQGKCLFDFLVWAEGDDLLIDCEADAAEELAKRLRMYRLRRPIEIALEPTLAVHWSAEGDDGVADPRLSDLGRRWIAPADEPASGWLAHRLGRGVCEGRAELGDLLWLEANAAELDGVSFTKGCYVGQENTARMNWRQKVNRRLVVVPATEPGPRTKAFYPDLGLAVEHRRVDDLAGVTLPAWLNRTLAEA comes from the coding sequence ATGCCCGCCACCACCCTCGCCGACCGCGCCCTCGTCCGCCTGTCCGGGAAGAATGTCCGCGGCTTCCTCCAGGGGCTCGTCACCAACGACGTCACCGGCGCGCTGCCGGTTTGGGCCGGCCTCCTCTCCGCGCAGGGCAAATGCCTGTTCGATTTCCTGGTGTGGGCTGAGGGGGACGACCTGCTGATCGACTGCGAGGCGGATGCGGCGGAGGAGCTTGCCAAGCGGCTGCGCATGTATCGCCTGCGCCGCCCGATCGAGATCGCGCTCGAGCCTACCCTCGCCGTTCACTGGTCGGCGGAGGGTGACGACGGCGTAGCCGATCCGCGCCTCTCCGATCTCGGTCGTCGCTGGATCGCGCCGGCGGATGAGCCTGCCAGCGGCTGGCTTGCCCACCGCCTTGGCCGCGGCGTCTGCGAAGGCCGCGCGGAGCTTGGCGACCTGCTCTGGCTCGAAGCCAATGCGGCCGAGCTCGATGGCGTGAGCTTCACCAAGGGCTGCTATGTCGGTCAGGAGAATACCGCGCGGATGAACTGGCGGCAGAAGGTCAATCGCCGGCTGGTGGTGGTTCCCGCGACCGAGCCGGGCCCGCGGACCAAGGCTTTCTATCCCGACCTCGGCCTCGCGGTGGAGCATCGCCGGGTCGACGATCTCGCAGGTGTCACCCTGCCCGCCTGGCTGAACCGTACATTGGCGGAAGCCTAG
- a CDS encoding CBU_0592 family membrane protein — MERLFVDIAGWAAALLILGGYALLTAGKVDAKSPLYQAMNVLGAIGFIINSGYFKAWPSAVLNVVWAGIGIVALIRIASNRKKVEAVA, encoded by the coding sequence ATGGAACGCCTTTTCGTGGATATCGCAGGGTGGGCCGCCGCCCTGCTGATCCTTGGCGGCTATGCGCTGCTGACGGCAGGCAAGGTCGATGCGAAGTCGCCGTTGTACCAGGCGATGAACGTGCTCGGCGCGATCGGCTTCATCATCAACTCGGGCTACTTCAAGGCCTGGCCCTCGGCGGTGCTGAACGTGGTCTGGGCCGGGATCGGCATCGTCGCCCTGATCCGCATCGCGTCGAACCGCAAGAAGGTGGAAGCGGTCGCCTAG
- the acnA gene encoding aconitate hydratase AcnA, with translation MIPTGQDSLGTRSTLSVGGKNFAFYDLNKAGAALGDISRLPFSMKVLLENLLRFEDGVTVTRDDLQAMVDWQKERRISREIQYRPARVLMQDFTGVPAVVDLAAMRDAMKELGGDPQKINPLVPVHLVIDHSVMVDEFGTPKAADANVGYEYARNRERYEFLKWGSQAFDNFKVVPPGTGICHQVNLEYICQTVWTSADQSGDEVAYPDTLVGTDSHTTMVNGLGVLGWGVGGIEAEAAMLGQPVSMLIPEVVGFRVTGSLKEGITATDLVLTVTQMLRAKGVVGRFVEFFGPGLDAMTLADRATIANMAPEYGATCGFFPIDNRTLDYLRLSGRDDDRIALVEAYARAQGMWRDADAPEPLFTDTLELDLGSVVPSLAGPKRPQDRVILSDVDDQFNAELADTYKKANDPRVAVEGESHDLGNGDVVIAAITSCTNTSNPSVLIAAGLVARKARALGLTRKPWVKTSLAPGSQVVSDYLAAAGLQEDLDSIGFNTVGYGCTTCIGNSGPLPEPISAAINSNDLVAVSVLSGNRNFEGRVSPDCRANYLASPPLVVAYALAGTVRSDITSEPLGTAQNGEKVFLKDIWPTNDEIRALIDAHVHSDLFRKRYADVYRGDERWQGISVTGGDTYAWPAASTYIANPPYFEGMSMTAKGIEDISNARTLAVFGDSITTDHISPAGSIKAESPAGKWLMERQVPKSEFNSYGARRGNHDVMMRGTFANIRIRNKMLTGVEGGFTRNLLTGGQEAIYDAAMAYKDAGVPLVILAGKEYGTGSSRDWAAKGTVLLGVRAVIAESFERIHRSNLVGMGVLPLQFAEGETAASLGLDGSESFTIRNVAGIQPRQDVEVEVTEADGHTRTITARCRIDTFNELEYFHAGGILPYVLRKLAA, from the coding sequence AGGAGCGGCGGATCAGCCGCGAGATCCAGTATCGCCCGGCGCGCGTGCTGATGCAGGACTTCACCGGCGTCCCCGCGGTAGTCGATCTCGCCGCCATGCGCGATGCGATGAAAGAGCTCGGCGGTGACCCGCAGAAGATCAATCCGCTGGTGCCCGTGCACCTGGTCATCGACCACTCGGTGATGGTCGACGAGTTTGGCACGCCCAAGGCGGCGGACGCCAACGTGGGCTACGAATATGCCCGCAACCGTGAGCGCTACGAGTTCCTCAAGTGGGGCAGCCAGGCGTTCGACAACTTCAAGGTGGTCCCGCCGGGCACCGGCATCTGCCATCAGGTGAACCTCGAATATATCTGCCAGACGGTGTGGACCTCGGCCGACCAGTCGGGCGACGAGGTGGCCTATCCCGACACTTTGGTCGGCACCGACAGCCACACCACCATGGTCAATGGCCTCGGCGTGCTCGGCTGGGGCGTCGGCGGGATCGAGGCGGAGGCCGCGATGCTCGGCCAGCCGGTGTCGATGCTGATCCCCGAAGTGGTCGGTTTCCGCGTCACCGGAAGCCTCAAGGAAGGCATCACCGCCACCGACCTCGTGCTGACCGTCACCCAGATGCTCCGCGCCAAGGGTGTGGTCGGCCGCTTCGTCGAATTCTTCGGCCCGGGCCTCGACGCGATGACCCTGGCAGACCGTGCCACCATCGCCAACATGGCGCCCGAATATGGTGCGACCTGCGGCTTCTTCCCGATCGACAATCGCACCCTCGACTACCTCCGCCTGTCGGGCCGCGACGATGACCGCATCGCGCTGGTCGAGGCCTATGCCAGGGCGCAGGGCATGTGGCGCGACGCCGACGCGCCCGAGCCCCTGTTCACCGACACGCTCGAGCTCGACCTCGGCAGCGTGGTGCCGAGCCTGGCCGGGCCCAAGCGCCCGCAGGACCGCGTGATCCTCTCGGACGTCGACGATCAGTTCAACGCCGAGCTGGCCGACACCTACAAGAAAGCCAACGACCCGCGCGTCGCGGTCGAGGGCGAGAGTCACGACCTCGGGAATGGCGACGTCGTCATCGCCGCCATCACCAGCTGCACCAACACCTCCAACCCGAGCGTGCTGATCGCCGCCGGCCTGGTCGCCCGCAAGGCGCGTGCGCTGGGCCTGACCCGCAAGCCGTGGGTCAAGACCAGCCTGGCGCCGGGAAGCCAGGTGGTGAGCGACTATCTCGCCGCCGCCGGGCTGCAGGAAGACCTCGATTCGATCGGCTTCAACACCGTCGGCTACGGCTGCACCACCTGCATCGGTAATTCGGGCCCGCTGCCCGAGCCGATCAGCGCCGCGATCAATTCGAACGACCTCGTCGCGGTCTCGGTCCTGTCGGGCAACCGCAATTTCGAAGGGCGCGTCAGCCCCGACTGCCGCGCCAACTATCTCGCCAGCCCGCCGCTGGTGGTCGCCTATGCGCTGGCCGGCACCGTTCGCAGCGACATCACGTCCGAGCCGCTCGGCACCGCGCAGAACGGCGAAAAGGTGTTCCTCAAGGACATCTGGCCGACCAACGACGAGATCCGTGCGCTGATCGACGCCCACGTCCACTCGGACCTGTTCCGCAAGCGCTACGCCGACGTCTATCGCGGCGACGAGCGCTGGCAGGGCATCTCGGTCACCGGCGGCGATACCTACGCCTGGCCGGCGGCATCGACCTACATCGCCAACCCGCCCTATTTCGAGGGCATGAGCATGACCGCCAAGGGCATCGAGGACATCTCGAACGCCCGCACCCTCGCGGTCTTCGGCGATTCGATCACCACCGACCACATCAGCCCGGCGGGCTCGATCAAGGCCGAGAGCCCGGCCGGCAAGTGGCTGATGGAACGCCAGGTGCCCAAGAGCGAATTCAACAGCTACGGCGCGCGGCGCGGCAATCATGACGTGATGATGCGCGGCACCTTCGCCAACATCCGCATCCGCAACAAGATGCTGACCGGGGTCGAGGGCGGCTTCACCCGCAACCTCCTGACCGGCGGGCAGGAAGCGATCTACGACGCCGCCATGGCCTACAAGGACGCCGGCGTTCCGCTCGTGATCTTGGCGGGCAAGGAATATGGGACCGGCTCGTCGCGCGACTGGGCGGCCAAGGGCACCGTGCTGCTCGGCGTCCGCGCGGTCATCGCCGAAAGCTTCGAGCGTATTCACCGCTCGAACCTCGTCGGCATGGGCGTGCTTCCGCTGCAGTTCGCGGAAGGCGAGACGGCGGCTTCGCTGGGGCTCGACGGATCGGAGAGCTTCACCATCCGTAACGTCGCCGGGATCCAGCCTCGCCAGGACGTCGAGGTCGAAGTGACCGAGGCCGACGGCCACACCCGCACGATCACCGCGCGGTGCCGGATCGATACTTTCAACGAGCTCGAATATTTCCACGCCGGCGGAATTCTGCCGTACGTGCTGCGCAAGCTCGCCGCCTGA